Proteins from a single region of Peromyscus eremicus chromosome 9, PerEre_H2_v1, whole genome shotgun sequence:
- the Pbk gene encoding lymphokine-activated killer T-cell-originated protein kinase, with product MEGVNNFKTPNKLSEKRKSVLCSTPCVNIPASPFMQKLGFGTGVNVYLMKRSPRGLSHSPWAVKKINPLCNDHYRTVYQKRLSDEAKILKNLNHPNIIGYRAFTKASDGSLCLAMEYGGEKSLNDLIEERNKDTGSPFPAAVILRVALHMARGLKYLHQEKKLLHGDIKSSNVVIKGDFETIKICDVGVSLPLDENMTVSDPEACYIGTEPWKPKEALEENGIITDKADMFAFGLTLWEMMTLCIPHINLPDDDDDDDEDATFDESDFDDEAYYAALGTRPSINMEELDESYQKVIELFSVCTNEDPKDRPSAAHIVEALELDVQ from the exons ATGGAAGGAGTCAATAATTTCAAGACACCAAACAAATTATCTGAAAAAAGGAAATCTG TATTATGTTCGACTCCATGTGTAAATATCCCGGCCTCTCCATTTATGCAGAAGCTTGGCTTCGGGACTGGGGTCAACGTTTACCTAATGAAAAG atCTCCACGAGGGTTGTCTCATTCTCCTTGGGCCGTGAAAAAGATCAATCCTTTATGTAATGATCATTATCGAACTGTGTATCAGAAGAGACTGAGTGATGAAGCTAAGATTTTAAAAAACCTCAATCATCCAAACATCATAG GGTATCGTGCCTTTACTAAAGCCAGTGACGGCAGTCTGTGCCTCGCTATGGAGTATGGAGGTGAGAAGTCTCTGAATGACTTAATAGAAGAGCGCAACAAAGACACCGGAAGTCCTTTTCCAGCAGCTGTGATTCTCAGAGTTGCTCTGCACATGGCGAGAGGGCTAAAG TATCTGCATCAAGAAAAGAAGCTGCTTCATGGAGACATAAAGTCTTCAAATGTTGTAATAAAAGGTGATTTTGAAACAATTAAAATCTGTGATGTAGGAGTCTCTCTGCCATTGGATGAAAATATGACTG TGTCTGATCCTGAAGCCTGTTACATTGGCACTGAGCCATGGAAACCCAAAGAAGCATTGGAGGAAAACGGCATTATTACTGACAAGGCAGATATGTTTGCTTTTGGCCTTACTCTGTGGGAAATGATGACTTTATGTATTCCACACATCAATCTtccagatgatgatgatgatgatgatgaag ATGCAACCTTTGATGAGAGTGACTTCGATGATGAAGCATACTATGCAGCTCTGGGGACCAGGCCATCTATCAACATGGAAGAACTGGATGAGTCCTACCAGAAGGTCATTgaacttttctctgtgtgtactaATGAGGATCCTAAAGATCGTCCTTCTGCTGCACACATTGTTGAAGCTTTGGAACTAGATGTCCAGTGA
- the Esco2 gene encoding N-acetyltransferase ESCO2, with protein MQRRWSQVARVNLNALAERRAPVRRVVGSLRRRELSAWVPGQSGRRASERPEERGNSVKMMAAFTPRKRKQPTLNADNGDSLLTDISSNKVNFSENLFPSPNKKQTCQSSDQKEEKSCFYQGHFTSSPLKTTEDNRLSFANYSSLFKSAVSTVSFYNKNKQYLNPLERKLIRECRSICLATKNEDKSFSSVTETMQRKPICTKKNKKPQKSLTAKYQPNHKHIKSLSRNPKNSKPNQIIYKPVVDKENSCYPAENHPNTPPRVLSQKIKPQVTLQGGAAFFVRKRNSIKKSSLEDKPLPIHLQKNGPEAKQVPKSLLVKEKLNIDLLDERSKNEKLRKNSSGAVVSTEECKLDEHSFPSENALGENKTISPESVVFPIFSVSSVSTKRSPPEEQSSLGSTACTNFLQQTIVQKNLNSRDTNKGGKDQLIIDAGQKHFGTTMCKSCGMIYTASNPEDEMQHLQHHHRFLEGIKYVGWKRERVVAEFWDGKIVLVLPQDPSYAIKKVEDVQELVDLELGFHQVVPMCPNKTKTFLFIDEKRVVGCLIAEPIKQAFRVLSEPSATKECSRAWRCSDVPEPAICGISRIWVYRLKRRKRIARRLVDTVRNCFMFGCFLSTNEIAFSDPTPDGKLFATKYCNTPNFLVYNFHS; from the exons GAATTCAGTTAAAATGATGGCAGCTTTTACTCCAAGGAAGAGGAAGCAACCTACTCTGAATGCTGATAATGGCGATAG cctATTAACAGATATTTCATCAAACAAAGTAAACTTTTCTGAAAATCTGTTTCCGTCacctaataaaaaacaaacttgtCAAAGCAGTgaccaaaaggaagaaaagtcatGCTTCTACCAAGGCCATTTCACTTCAAGTCCTCTCAAAACAACAGAAGATAATAGGTTGTCATTTGCAAACTACAGTTCACTATTTAAATCTGCTGTGTCTACTGTATCTTTCTACAATAAAAATAAGCAATACCTCAATCCACTTGAGAGGAAGTTGATAAGAGAATGTAGATCTATTTGTCTAGCAACTAAAAATGAAGATAAATCTTTTTCCAGTGTGACAGAAACAATGCAGAGAAAACCCATCTGTACCAAGAAGAATAAAAAACCACAGAAGAGTTTAACGGCTAAATATCAACCAAATCATAAGCACATCAAGTCTCTATCAAGAAACCCTAAAAACTCCAAGCCAAATCAAATAATCTATAAGCCAGTTGTGGATAAAGAGAATAGTTGTTATCCAGCGGAAAACCATCCAAATACTCCGCCTCGGGTTCTAAGccagaaaataaaaccacaagtTACACTCCAGGGTGGAGCAGCATTTTTTGTTAGAAAAAGAAACTCTATTAAAAAATCATCCCTGGAAGATAAGCCATTACCAATACACTTACAGAAAAATGGACCAGAGGCAAAGCAAGTGCCAAAGTCCTTGTTAGTGAAAGAGAAATTGAACATTGACCTACTGGATGAAAGAAGTAAAAATGAGAAACTAAGAAAG AATTCCTCAGGTGCCGTAGTTTCTACAGAAGAATGTAAACTTGATGAACATAGTTTTCCCTCAGAGAATGCACTTGGTGAGAACAAGACAA TTTCTCCCGAGTCTGTCGTCTTTCCCATCTTCAGTGTTTCTTCAGTGAGTACAAAAAG GTCTCCACCTGAAGAGCAGTCTTCCCTGGGATCCACTGCATGTACTAACTTCTTGCAACAGACAATTGTGCAGAAAAATCTGAATTCCAGAGATACAAATAAAGGAGGAAAAGACCAGCTCATCATT GATGCAGGTCAGAAACATTTTGGGACGACTATGTGTAAGTCTTGTGGTATGATCTACACTGCTTCCAACCCTGAAGACGAAATGCAGCACCTCCAGCATCACCACAGGTTTCTGGAGGGCATTAAATATGTG GGCTGGAAAAGAGAACGGGTAGTAGCAGAGTTTTGGGATGGGAAGATTGTGCTGGTCCTGCCACAGGATCCAAGTTATGCCATCAAAAAG GTAGAAGATGTCCAAGAACTTGTGGATCTGGAATTGGGCTTCCATCAGGTTGTTCCCATGtgtccaaacaaaaccaaaactttcCTCTTTATTGATGAAAAGAGAGTAGTGGGATGTTTAATAGCGGAGCCCATCAAACAG GCCTTTCGTGTCCTGTCGGAACCAAGTGCCACTAAAGAATGTTCTAGAGCTTGGAGGTGTTCAGATGTACCAGAACCTGCAATCTGTGGGATAAGTAGAATCTGGGTCTACAGATTGAAAAGAAGAAAACGCATTGCAAGACGACTGGTAGACACTGTCAG gaaTTGCTTCATGTTTGGCTGTTTTCTCAGCACTAATGAAATTGCATTTTCTGACCCAACACCAGATGGCAAATTATTTGCAACCAAGTACTGCAACACCCCTAATTTCCTTGTATATAATTTTCATAGCTAA